One genomic segment of Brassica napus cultivar Da-Ae chromosome A3, Da-Ae, whole genome shotgun sequence includes these proteins:
- the LOC106361740 gene encoding snurportin-1, which yields MAPHDLRRPFKRRPISDQQKRRDLSLLRQSQHRSDAQQRARNLASSVISLQSSSSPDVDPETLSEPMPDVDTTGHESEASSFDIRQASSLRGPEARKWFASQLMLPEWMIDVPENLSRDWYVLARPAGKRCFVVSADGTTVSRLRNGSVLHHFPSALPGGARKKGVSGPAQSYSILDCIFHEADQTYYVIDMVCWRGYSLYECTAEFRFFWLQSKLDETGACDPPSFYHKFRFSVVPFYNCDQSGLHSAYTGSLPYVKDGLLLYNKHAHYHTGNTPLVLIWKDERCSQYVIDTDNNGQVPNQQHIVLGLQDDGKIVTSDDPPVVVNCLNADFIKQSGLSPGSLVRFAIGDGGLNCVDGKFEKADLQYISVSNRARAFADSYSKIMFQYMARHSPVKAEDLASVISQENQQDKPPEVEMSD from the exons ATGGCGCCGCATGATCTTCGCCGTCCTTTCAAGCGACGACCTATCTCCGACCAACAGAAACGCAGAGACCTTTCACTTCTCCGCCAGTCTCAGCATCGCTCCGACGCCCAGCAGCGAGCTCGAAACCTCGCCTCTTCCGTCATATCCCTCCAATCATCATCCTCCCCCGATGTCGACCCGGAAACACTATCCGAACCCATGCCTGACGTCGACACCACCGGACACGAATCGGAAGCGAGTAGCTTCGACATTCGCCAAGCTTCGAGTCTGAGAGGACCCGAGGCTCGCAAGTGGTTCGCTAGTCAGCTTATGTTACCTGAATGGATGATCGACGTACCTGAGAATCTGAGCAGAGATTG GTATGTGTTAGCGAGACCAGCTGGGAAGCGATGTTTTGTAGTGTCAGCGGATGGAACTACTGTTAGTAGGTTACGTAATGGTTCTGTCTTGCATCATTTCCCTTCTGCGTTGCCTGGTGGTGCTAGGAAGAAAGGTGTTTCCGGTCCAGCACAATCGTATTCGATACTGGACTGTATATTTCACGAG GCGGATCAGACGTATTACGTGATTGATATGGTTTGTTGGAGGGGTTACTCGCTTTATGAATGTACAGCAGAGTTCAGGTTCTTTTGGTTGCAGTCAAAGCTTGACGAGACTGGTGCTTGTGATCCGCCTTCCTTTTACCACAAGTTCAGGTTCAGCGTTGTTCCTTTTTATAACTGCGACCAAAGCGGACTTCACTCGGCTTATACGGGATCATTACCTTATGTCAAGGATGGATTGTTGTTATATAACAA GCATGCACATTATCATACTGGGAATACTCCTCTGGTGTTGATATGGAAGGATGAGAGGTGTAGTCAGTATGTCATTGATACAGACAACAATGGACAAGTTCCAAACCAACAACAT ATCGTCTTGGGGCTGCAAGATGATGGGAAAATTGTAACATCAGATGATCCACCTGTAGTAGTTAATTGCTTGAATGCAGACTTCATAAAACAG TCAGGACTGTCTCCAGGAAGCCTTGTTCGATTTGCCATTGGCGATGGAGGGTTGAACTGTGTGGATGGTAAATTTGAGAAGGCAGATTTACAATATATCAGTGTTTCAAATCGAGCTCGAGCATTTGCGGATAGTTATTCCAAG ATCATGTTTCAATATATGGCCCGACATTCTCCCGTGAAGGCTGAAGATCTCGCTTCAGTGATTTCACAGGAGAACCAACAAGACAAGCCCCCTGAAGTAGAGATGTCTGATTGA
- the LOC106361741 gene encoding probable methyltransferase At1g27930, producing MPPHLHQSSLPILNPLLRFSPPSSPDTPKHKRESKITMPKFTVRKLIPLLIFVLSSLSVIRLLRISLKSSSSASHSLSSTTFRSEFSQQISANASQSALTEKELKLLSDTITSRPPCNVLVFGFAPHYLKLSSINTRGITVILEDEQSKSKAEVNPNNTRIYSLKYHQMEVKNVYKLLRHARANPACAAPNTNTLHQGSSECKLKLKDLPQEVYNTKWDVIVVDGPRGDDLEAPGRMGSIYTAAVLAIQGSSNSTTYVLVHDVQRTVEKWLSWEFLCQENQVSAKGNFWKFRIKGRSNASRFCSPETALIRY from the coding sequence ATGCCTCCACATCTTCATCAATCTTCACTTCCTATTCTCAACCCTCTACTCAGATTCTCACCTCCTTCCTCCCCTGATACTCCCAAACACAAGAGAGAATCAAAGATCACCATGCCAAAATTCACTGTACGTAAACTCATACCTCTACTTATCTTCGTTCTCTCAAGCCTATCTGTTATTCGCCTCCTCCGGATCTCCTTAAAGTCTTCATCCTCTGCCTCTCATTCCCTCTCTTCTACCACATTTCGGTCTGAGTTCAGTCAGCAGATAAGTGCTAATGCGAGCCAGAGCGCTCTCACCGAAAAGGAACTCAAGCTCTTATCAGATACAATTACTAGTAGACCCCCTTGCAACGTCCTTGTTTTTGGGTTTGCACCTCACTACCTCAAGTTATCTTCAATCAACACCAGAGGCATTACCGTCATTTTAGAAGATGAAcaatcaaaatcaaaagctgAAGTAAATCCCAACAACACAAGAATCTACAGCTTGAAGTACCATCAGATGGAAGTCAAGAACGTTTACAAACTGCTCCGACATGCCAGAGCTAATCCCGCATGTGCTGCACCAAATACGAATACTCTACATCAAGGCTCATCAGAATGCAAACTGAAACTGAAGGATTTGCCACAGGAAGTGTACAATACCAAATGGGATGTGATAGTTGTTGATGGACCACGTGGGGATGACTTAGAGGCGCCAGGTAGGATGGGGAGTATATATACTGCAGCTGTGTTAGCAATACAAGGAAGTAGTAACTCGACAACATATGTTTTAGTGCATGATGTGCAAAGGACTGTTGAGAAGTGGCTCTCCTGGGAATTCTTGTGCCAGGAGAATCAGGTTTCAGCTAAAGGGAACTTCTGGAAGTTTCGGATCAAGGGTCGATCAAATGCATCTAGGTTCTGCTCACCAGAAACAGCCTTGATCAGATATTAG